TTGGGAAAACATTGCCGTAAAACACTTAAATTCATATAAAAAACATATCGATAAACTAGAAGAAGTTCAATTTAAGTATCCATATATAAACTTAGATCATATTAAGAGGTTAACTACAACACTAGGTATCATTCAGTTTAGCAAAATAAATAAACCAGATATTACTTCTGGATATACACTTGATGATAATGCTCGTGCTCTAATTGCTATGAGTATGAATTATCAACTTTATAAGAATAAGGAAGATTTGCTTTATTTGAATGTTTATTTAAATTTTATAGAACGCTGCCAACAAGAATCAGGTAATTTCACTAATTATATAGATGAAAACAATCACGAACATATTCAGAATTCTTATGTAAATCTAGAAGATTCAAATGCACGAGCAGTTTGGGCACTGGGATATGTTATTTCTTTAAAAGAGGATCTTCCTAAATCAATTATCAATAAAGCAACAATTTGCTTACTCAAATGCTCTCAATGGGTTCCTAACTTACTATCTCCAAGAGCTATTGGTTTTGCTATAAAAGGCCTGTATTTTTATTATGTAGGAACTAAGGACAAATATGTAATATCTATTATTGAAAAACTAGCGAAGAACTTAATAACCAATTACGATATAAACGCCATAAAGGATTGGAAGTGGTTTGAAAATTATATGACTTATGCGAATAGTATCCTTCCTGAAGCAATGTTGTACACCTATCTTTTAACAGGAAAAAAGAAATATAAAAATGTAGCTATAGAGTCCTTTGATTTTTTATTATCCAAAATATTTATTAACGGAAATTTTAAGGCTATTTCAAACAATGGCTGGTATCAAAAAGAAATAGAACCTAATCAGTTTGGTGAACAACCTATTGATGTTTCTTATACAATACAAACATTGAATATTTTTTACAAAACGTTTCAAAGAGATGATTATAGATCTAAAATGGAAATAGCTTTTAGCTGGTTCTTAGGTAAAAACCAATTGAGTCAAATTATGTACAATCCAATTACTGGTGGATGCTATGATGGTTTAGAAAAAACGCACGTTAATCTCAATCAAGGTGCAGAATCTACTGTGTGCTATCTCACTGCTCGTTTAGTGATGGAACAAAATAGTATTTCAGAACAACGAGAAATCATCAAAAGACAAAAACAAGTTGTACTTCAATTGTTGGGAAATAAAAGAGATGAAAAATATAGAAAAATTGCCCAGAATTAATTTGAAAAACGGATAGTTTTAAACTTACAGTGTACCGCCAAAACGTTTAATTATTTGAGCTAAAACTAGTGAGCTCATAGAAAATATTAGGATTGTTAAAAATTGACCTGAAGATAAAGACATTAACGAAAGTGCTTTAGATATAACAGGTATGATATAAGCTAAATATGTTAAAAATATACATAAAATAATAGCTACCCAAATCCAGATATTGGTAGTAACTTCATTTTTAAAAAATGATAAATGACGTGCAGGCATATTAAAAACATTGAGTAGCTGAGAAGAAATAAGTGTATAAAACCCCATATTATTTATTTGATTTGCAGA
The window above is part of the Polaribacter sp. SA4-12 genome. Proteins encoded here:
- a CDS encoding glycosyltransferase, yielding MKEKTKSKIVFLSTIPPTECGIATFTTDLVTAISKGFNDSIEPLLCDLTSNPKSNNGHFNLNPKEKSEYSKVAEEINKDPLIKLVHIQHEFGLFGGKYGSYLLYFLETIKKPVVLTFHSVIPNPDLDIKSFVQVLSSYVDSIFVMTKKSQNILIEDYLIQENMITYIPHGTHIVNYAEPRDIKKKFNLENRTLLSTFGLLGPGKCIETAINALPEIIKHTPNLLYLIIGKTHPNTIENNIDNYRDYLKCLVVSNKLDNHVLFIDRYLEINELLEYLKATDIYLFTSKDPNQAVSGTFTYAMSCACPMVATSIPHTREVLTSDSGILIDIENSKQLAEAVEKILSNDDLRNSMAINAFQKTRESSWENIAVKHLNSYKKHIDKLEEVQFKYPYINLDHIKRLTTTLGIIQFSKINKPDITSGYTLDDNARALIAMSMNYQLYKNKEDLLYLNVYLNFIERCQQESGNFTNYIDENNHEHIQNSYVNLEDSNARAVWALGYVISLKEDLPKSIINKATICLLKCSQWVPNLLSPRAIGFAIKGLYFYYVGTKDKYVISIIEKLAKNLITNYDINAIKDWKWFENYMTYANSILPEAMLYTYLLTGKKKYKNVAIESFDFLLSKIFINGNFKAISNNGWYQKEIEPNQFGEQPIDVSYTIQTLNIFYKTFQRDDYRSKMEIAFSWFLGKNQLSQIMYNPITGGCYDGLEKTHVNLNQGAESTVCYLTARLVMEQNSISEQREIIKRQKQVVLQLLGNKRDEKYRKIAQN